In one window of Nocardiopsis aegyptia DNA:
- a CDS encoding type II toxin-antitoxin system death-on-curing family toxin, whose amino-acid sequence MSDDDPIFLTRQDLLALIQDLLPPSVTLRDPGQLHAAVLRPQTSAFGEDAYPGLWEKAAALMQSILIGHPLSDGNKRLAWLAAKVFLRYNRQCFPPVDTTSAYDLVIAVTTGELEDVPDIADRLRKLAEADQ is encoded by the coding sequence GTGAGCGACGACGATCCGATCTTCCTCACCAGGCAAGATCTCCTCGCACTCATTCAGGACCTTCTTCCTCCTTCCGTCACGCTCCGTGATCCCGGGCAGCTCCATGCGGCCGTCCTCCGACCGCAGACCTCGGCGTTCGGCGAAGACGCCTACCCGGGCCTGTGGGAGAAGGCAGCGGCTCTGATGCAGTCCATTCTCATCGGCCATCCGCTGTCCGACGGGAACAAGAGGCTGGCCTGGCTGGCCGCCAAGGTCTTCCTCCGGTACAACAGGCAGTGTTTCCCCCCTGTCGACACCACATCGGCCTACGACCTGGTCATCGCGGTCACGACCGGCGAACTCGAAGACGTTCCTGACATCGCCGATCGTCTCCGGAAGCTCGCCGAGGCCGATCAGTAG
- a CDS encoding toxin-antitoxin system HicB family antitoxin, producing the protein MNMHLRLPDDIHTRLKAAAEEDGNSTNAEAVTAIADYLARRQTAQVRKLAREIAQEDAELLARLAE; encoded by the coding sequence ATGAACATGCACCTGCGTCTACCCGACGACATCCACACCCGGTTGAAGGCTGCGGCGGAAGAGGACGGCAACAGCACGAACGCCGAGGCAGTCACGGCGATCGCCGACTATCTCGCGCGTCGACAGACGGCGCAGGTACGCAAGCTGGCCCGGGAGATCGCCCAAGAAGACGCCGAACTGCTGGCCAGGCTGGCGGAGTGA
- a CDS encoding succinate dehydrogenase/fumarate reductase iron-sulfur subunit, whose amino-acid sequence MNITLRVWRQKGRDDEGRMVTYKLTDVSPDMSFLEMLDVLNEKLTLENEDPVAFDHDCREGICGACGVVIDGEAHGPEVTTTCQLHMRSFKDGDTITVEPWRAKAFPVIKDLVVDRGAFDRIIQAGGYISAPTGTAPDAHANPIPKPDADRAFDAATCIGCGACVAACPNASGMLFTAAKVTHLGMVPQGQPERASRVVKMINQHDEEDFGGCTNIGECAAVCPKGIPLDTISQLNRDLLGSLSKGVG is encoded by the coding sequence GTGAACATCACCCTGCGCGTGTGGCGCCAGAAGGGCCGTGACGACGAAGGCCGGATGGTCACCTACAAGCTCACGGACGTCTCGCCGGACATGTCCTTCCTGGAGATGCTCGACGTTCTCAACGAGAAGCTCACGTTGGAGAACGAGGACCCGGTCGCGTTCGACCACGACTGCCGCGAGGGCATCTGCGGTGCCTGTGGCGTCGTGATCGACGGCGAGGCGCACGGCCCGGAGGTCACCACCACCTGCCAGCTGCACATGCGCAGCTTCAAGGACGGCGACACCATCACCGTGGAGCCGTGGCGGGCCAAGGCCTTCCCGGTCATCAAGGACCTGGTCGTGGACCGGGGCGCGTTCGACCGCATCATCCAGGCGGGCGGCTACATCAGCGCCCCGACGGGTACCGCCCCGGACGCCCACGCCAACCCGATCCCGAAGCCGGACGCCGACCGCGCGTTCGACGCCGCGACCTGCATCGGCTGCGGCGCCTGCGTGGCGGCCTGCCCGAACGCGTCCGGCATGCTGTTCACCGCCGCGAAGGTCACCCACCTCGGCATGGTCCCGCAGGGCCAGCCGGAGCGGGCCTCGCGCGTGGTGAAGATGATCAACCAGCACGACGAGGAGGACTTCGGCGGCTGCACCAACATCGGTGAGTGCGCCGCGGTCTGCCCGAAGGGCATCCCGCTGGACACGATCTCCCAGCTCAACCGCGACCTGCTGGGCTCGCTCAGCAAGGGCGTCGGCTAG
- a CDS encoding LysR family transcriptional regulator — protein sequence MQFQQLAYFVAVARTRHFTRAAELSRVAQPSLSKQIRSLERELGAPLFSRARGNITLTPAGEALLPLAQRMLTDLETARREVAELAGVRRGRVRLGATPSLCAGLLADVLSDFHTRFPGIELQVEESGSRDLVRDLGRGELDLALIILPLQSSDPDFSTTPILRENLVVASPKSQPSPNGRASMRITELEGRPLVMFRRGYDVREATLRACRASGFEPLLAVEGGEMDAVLRFVEAGLGLAVVPSMVLKNRYGLRGTPLARPRLLRTVALARRKDVVPSHSAEAFQRHLYEYLLGLTPEQLGPDLEVLITSAETRDGDGPSGERDVPGTDEH from the coding sequence ATGCAGTTCCAGCAGCTCGCCTACTTCGTCGCTGTGGCCCGCACACGCCATTTCACCCGCGCAGCCGAGCTTTCGCGCGTCGCCCAGCCGAGCTTGAGCAAACAGATCCGCAGCCTTGAGCGCGAGTTGGGCGCGCCGTTATTCAGTCGTGCCCGGGGGAATATCACACTCACGCCGGCGGGCGAGGCGCTGTTGCCGCTGGCCCAGCGCATGCTCACCGACCTGGAGACCGCCCGCCGCGAGGTGGCGGAGCTGGCCGGTGTGCGCCGGGGCCGTGTCCGCCTGGGCGCGACCCCGTCGCTGTGCGCGGGGCTGCTGGCCGACGTGCTCTCGGACTTCCATACCCGCTTCCCCGGCATCGAACTCCAGGTGGAGGAGAGCGGTTCGCGCGACCTCGTCCGCGACCTGGGACGCGGTGAGCTGGACCTGGCCCTGATCATCCTGCCCCTGCAGAGCAGCGACCCGGACTTCTCCACGACGCCGATCCTGCGGGAGAACCTGGTGGTGGCCAGTCCCAAGTCCCAGCCCTCCCCCAACGGCCGGGCGTCGATGCGCATCACGGAGCTGGAGGGGCGCCCGCTGGTGATGTTCCGCCGCGGCTACGACGTGCGCGAGGCGACGCTGCGCGCGTGCCGGGCGTCGGGCTTCGAGCCGCTGCTGGCCGTGGAGGGCGGGGAGATGGACGCGGTGCTGCGGTTCGTGGAGGCCGGGCTGGGGCTGGCCGTGGTCCCCAGCATGGTGCTGAAGAACCGCTACGGGCTGCGCGGCACCCCGCTGGCGCGCCCGCGCCTGCTCAGGACGGTCGCGCTGGCGCGGCGCAAGGACGTGGTGCCCTCGCACTCGGCCGAGGCGTTCCAGCGCCACCTCTACGAGTACCTGCTGGGCCTGACGCCGGAGCAGCTGGGCCCGGACCTGGAGGTGCTGATCACCAGCGCCGAGACGCGCGACGGCGACGGCCCCTCCGGCGAGCGCGACGTCCCCGGCACGGACGAGCACTAA
- a CDS encoding succinate dehydrogenase cytochrome b subunit: MALKSAMAVTGAILVLYLIAHMYGNLKIFSGQEAFDGYAHSLRELGYPLLPEGGFLWIFRLVLLASVLIHIYAAVTLWGRARRARPASERYQVKKRVQRTYASYTMRWGGVLVALFVIFHILHLTTNNIAPGGASDSPYERLVNGFQPEFWYVTLFYVASVIAVGFHLRHGIWSGLATLGVNKAGRQGLLNAIAVGISLIVTVGFLLPPLAVTFGLVS; the protein is encoded by the coding sequence GTGGCGCTCAAGTCAGCAATGGCGGTCACCGGGGCGATCCTTGTGCTGTATTTGATCGCGCACATGTACGGCAACCTGAAGATCTTCTCCGGGCAGGAGGCCTTCGACGGCTACGCGCACTCGCTGCGCGAACTCGGATACCCGCTCCTCCCCGAGGGCGGATTCCTGTGGATCTTCCGTCTCGTCCTCCTGGCGAGCGTCCTGATCCACATCTACGCCGCGGTGACGCTGTGGGGCCGCGCCCGCAGGGCACGTCCCGCGTCCGAGCGCTACCAGGTGAAGAAGCGGGTGCAGCGCACCTACGCTTCCTACACCATGCGCTGGGGCGGCGTGCTCGTCGCGCTCTTCGTGATCTTCCACATCCTGCACCTGACGACGAACAACATCGCGCCGGGCGGTGCCTCCGACAGTCCCTACGAGCGGCTCGTCAACGGCTTCCAGCCCGAGTTCTGGTACGTGACGCTGTTCTACGTGGCGTCCGTCATCGCGGTGGGCTTCCACCTGCGGCACGGCATCTGGAGTGGCCTGGCCACCCTCGGTGTCAACAAGGCCGGCCGGCAGGGGCTGCTCAACGCGATCGCCGTGGGCATCTCGCTGATCGTGACGGTCGGCTTCCTGCTGCCGCCCCTGGCGGTCACCTTTGGACTGGTGAGTTAA
- a CDS encoding MBL fold metallo-hydrolase, producing the protein MRSPVVPLPLGASTAYAVRGERTVLVDTGFAGGERRLLRRLTRAGVDPGSVSLIVLTHCHPDHAGGAARIGRELGVPVAVHEAEAHWAESGISVLYKPLNTFGRLLARTLDTRFPAFTPDLVLTDGTALDRYGVPLDVLHTPGHTPGSVTLLHRESGDALVGDLLAGSMVRRDRPGLPFLAQDTSRLRDGVRRLLDEGPHRLHFGHGRPAALAASRARIERIARPETPMQ; encoded by the coding sequence ATGAGGTCCCCGGTCGTCCCGCTCCCGCTCGGCGCCTCCACCGCCTACGCGGTGCGCGGCGAACGCACCGTCCTGGTGGACACCGGATTCGCGGGTGGGGAGAGGCGGTTGCTCCGCCGCCTGACCCGCGCCGGGGTGGACCCGGGCTCGGTCTCACTCATCGTCCTGACGCACTGCCACCCCGACCACGCGGGCGGCGCGGCCCGGATCGGTCGCGAACTCGGGGTCCCGGTGGCGGTCCACGAGGCGGAGGCGCACTGGGCGGAGTCGGGGATCAGCGTGCTCTACAAGCCCCTCAACACGTTCGGGCGGCTGCTCGCCCGCACACTGGACACCCGCTTCCCCGCCTTCACGCCGGACCTGGTGCTGACCGACGGGACGGCCCTCGACCGCTACGGGGTCCCGCTCGACGTGCTGCACACGCCGGGGCACACTCCCGGGTCGGTCACCCTGCTGCACCGGGAGAGCGGCGACGCCCTGGTCGGGGACCTGCTGGCCGGGAGCATGGTGCGCCGCGACCGGCCGGGCCTTCCCTTCCTCGCCCAGGACACGTCGCGGTTGCGTGACGGCGTGCGCCGCCTGCTCGACGAGGGGCCCCACCGACTCCACTTCGGCCACGGACGCCCGGCCGCCCTGGCCGCGTCGCGCGCCCGCATCGAGAGGATCGCCCGTCCGGAAACACCCATGCAGTGA
- a CDS encoding fumarate reductase/succinate dehydrogenase flavoprotein subunit, with amino-acid sequence MSDNDLYIEGAPIRDEKAPEGPINERWDKRRFSAKLVNPANRRKLSVIIVGTGLAGASAAATMGEAGYNVTSFCYQDSPRRAHSIAAQGGINAAKNYRNDGDSIYRLFYDTVKGGDFRSRESNVYRLAQTSVEIIDQCVAQGVPFAREYGGLLDNRSFGGVQVSRTFYARGQTGQQLLIGAYQALERQVAAGTVKMNTRHEMLEVIVVDGKARGIIARDMVTGEIETHFADAVVLATGGYGNVFYLSTNAMGCNVTAAWRAHRKGALFANPCYTQIHPTCIPVSGEYQSKLTLMSESLRNDGRIWVPKKGGDDRDPRQIPEAERDYYLERIYPAFGNLVPRDIASRAAKNVCDEGRGVGPGGLGVYLDFADAIERMGRSAVEAKYGNLFDMYQRITGENPYEVPMRIYPAVHYTMGGLWVDYDLQSSIPGLFVTGEANFSDHGANRLGASALMQGLADGYFVLPNTINDYLAAGPFEAIDEQHPEAVAAKEQVTSRIDKLLSIQGSRTVDSFHKELGHIMWEYCGMERSEEGLSKAIELIRALKAEFWRDVKVLGENEELNQALEKAGRVADFLELGELMCIDALHRRESCGGHFRAESQTEDGEALRHDDEFAYVAAWEFGGEDSKPVLHKEDLEYEYVEMKQRSYK; translated from the coding sequence TTGTCTGACAACGATCTCTACATCGAGGGCGCCCCGATCCGGGACGAGAAGGCCCCCGAGGGGCCGATCAACGAGCGCTGGGACAAGCGCCGCTTCTCTGCCAAGCTGGTCAACCCCGCGAACCGGCGCAAGCTCTCCGTGATCATCGTCGGTACCGGCCTCGCCGGTGCCTCCGCCGCCGCCACCATGGGCGAAGCGGGCTACAACGTCACGTCGTTCTGCTACCAGGACAGCCCGCGGCGCGCGCACAGCATCGCGGCCCAGGGCGGCATCAACGCGGCGAAGAACTACCGCAACGACGGCGACAGCATCTACCGGCTGTTCTACGACACGGTCAAGGGCGGTGACTTCCGCTCCCGCGAGTCGAACGTCTACCGCCTGGCCCAGACCAGTGTCGAGATCATCGACCAGTGCGTGGCCCAGGGCGTGCCGTTCGCCCGTGAGTACGGCGGTCTGCTCGACAACCGCTCCTTCGGCGGCGTGCAGGTCTCCCGTACCTTCTACGCGCGCGGCCAGACGGGCCAGCAGCTGCTCATCGGCGCGTACCAGGCGCTGGAGCGCCAGGTCGCCGCGGGCACCGTCAAGATGAACACCCGCCACGAGATGCTCGAGGTCATCGTGGTGGACGGCAAGGCGCGCGGCATCATCGCCCGCGACATGGTCACCGGCGAGATCGAGACGCACTTCGCCGACGCGGTCGTCCTGGCGACCGGCGGCTACGGCAACGTGTTCTACCTGTCGACCAACGCGATGGGCTGCAACGTCACCGCCGCCTGGCGCGCGCACCGCAAGGGCGCGCTCTTCGCCAACCCCTGCTACACGCAGATCCACCCGACCTGCATCCCGGTCAGCGGCGAGTACCAGTCCAAGCTCACCCTGATGAGCGAGTCGCTGCGCAACGACGGCCGCATCTGGGTGCCGAAGAAGGGCGGGGACGACCGCGACCCGCGGCAGATCCCCGAGGCCGAGCGCGACTACTACCTGGAGCGCATCTACCCGGCCTTCGGCAACCTGGTGCCGCGCGACATCGCCTCCCGCGCCGCCAAGAACGTGTGCGACGAGGGCCGCGGCGTCGGCCCCGGCGGTCTGGGCGTCTACCTGGACTTCGCCGACGCGATCGAGCGCATGGGGCGGAGTGCCGTCGAGGCCAAGTACGGCAACCTGTTCGACATGTACCAGCGCATCACCGGCGAGAACCCGTACGAGGTTCCGATGCGCATCTACCCGGCCGTGCACTACACCATGGGCGGGCTGTGGGTCGACTACGACCTGCAGAGCTCCATCCCGGGCCTGTTCGTGACCGGAGAGGCCAACTTCTCCGACCACGGCGCCAACCGCCTGGGCGCCAGCGCGCTGATGCAGGGTCTGGCGGACGGCTACTTCGTCCTGCCGAACACCATCAACGACTACCTGGCGGCCGGTCCGTTCGAGGCGATCGACGAGCAGCACCCCGAGGCCGTCGCGGCCAAGGAACAGGTCACCTCGCGCATCGACAAGCTGCTCTCCATCCAGGGCTCCCGCACGGTCGACTCCTTCCACAAGGAGCTCGGCCACATCATGTGGGAGTACTGCGGCATGGAGCGCAGCGAGGAGGGCCTGTCCAAGGCCATCGAGCTCATCCGCGCGCTCAAGGCGGAGTTCTGGCGCGACGTCAAGGTGCTCGGTGAGAACGAGGAGCTCAACCAGGCCCTGGAGAAGGCCGGCCGGGTGGCCGACTTCCTGGAGCTCGGTGAGCTGATGTGCATCGACGCCCTGCACCGCCGCGAGTCCTGCGGCGGTCACTTCCGCGCCGAGAGCCAGACCGAGGACGGCGAGGCCCTGCGTCACGACGACGAGTTCGCCTACGTCGCGGCCTGGGAGTTCGGTGGCGAGGACAGCAAGCCCGTACTCCACAAGGAAGACCTGGAGTACGAGTACGTCGAGATGAAGCAGCGGAGCTACAAGTGA